Proteins encoded together in one Verrucomicrobiota bacterium window:
- the xseA gene encoding exodeoxyribonuclease VII large subunit: MSKSLDLFEKGKDESLPLTVAELTHSVCSLLEDQIGTVWLVGELSNYRQHSSGHCYFTLKDSQSQLRGVMFRGDAANLSFSPGDGDEVLVKGMITVYVPRGEYQIRVFNMRPKGQGSLQEQFEALKFKLSGEGLFDQEKKKKLPLFPQKIGVITSPTGAAVQDFLRVITRRCPRLDIQIFGVHVQGSEAIEDIVDAIEEFNQRAEVDLLVLTRGGGSLEDLWSFNEEAVARAIADSEIPVVSAIGHEVDFTISDFVADFRAPTPSAAAELISTEDLAWIQELGALETRLGRGVAAIIKELSWKLSNFAGHYVFREPIRLVEQSMQRLDECQEKLEQQTWLGLESRGQICNELRHRLEICDPKQQIVQLQTKIDVLSEKIRLLSPRATLERGYTIVFDKDGRVLRRKNEIVLEQELTLEFFDGNLPVSTFTPNKAK; this comes from the coding sequence ATGAGTAAGTCCTTAGATTTATTTGAAAAAGGAAAAGATGAATCTCTGCCTTTGACTGTAGCAGAGCTAACTCATTCGGTTTGTAGCCTTTTAGAGGATCAGATCGGAACAGTATGGTTGGTTGGTGAGCTTTCGAACTACCGGCAACATTCCTCGGGACACTGTTATTTTACTTTAAAGGACTCACAGTCTCAGTTGCGTGGGGTGATGTTTCGTGGAGATGCTGCTAATTTATCTTTTTCGCCAGGAGATGGTGATGAGGTTTTGGTTAAGGGCATGATCACGGTTTATGTGCCTCGGGGAGAGTATCAAATACGCGTTTTCAATATGAGGCCCAAAGGCCAGGGTTCTTTGCAAGAACAGTTTGAAGCTTTGAAGTTCAAGTTGAGCGGAGAGGGTCTCTTTGATCAGGAAAAGAAAAAAAAATTACCTCTTTTCCCTCAAAAGATTGGAGTTATTACTTCTCCGACGGGCGCTGCCGTTCAAGATTTTTTGCGGGTGATTACTCGAAGGTGCCCTAGATTAGATATACAGATTTTTGGCGTTCATGTGCAAGGTAGCGAGGCTATTGAGGACATTGTGGATGCCATAGAGGAGTTTAACCAAAGGGCAGAGGTGGATCTTCTTGTTCTCACGCGAGGTGGGGGAAGCTTAGAGGATTTATGGTCTTTTAATGAAGAAGCTGTAGCGCGGGCAATTGCAGATTCAGAAATACCGGTAGTCTCTGCCATAGGTCATGAAGTTGATTTTACGATTAGTGATTTTGTCGCAGATTTTAGAGCGCCTACTCCATCCGCGGCTGCTGAGCTCATCAGTACTGAGGATCTGGCTTGGATTCAGGAACTGGGAGCGTTAGAGACTCGATTAGGGAGAGGAGTGGCAGCCATCATAAAAGAGCTAAGCTGGAAGTTAAGTAATTTTGCCGGGCACTATGTTTTCAGAGAGCCTATACGCCTGGTCGAGCAATCCATGCAGAGGCTCGATGAATGCCAAGAAAAACTTGAACAACAAACGTGGTTAGGTTTGGAAAGTAGGGGACAGATTTGCAATGAGTTAAGGCACCGCTTAGAAATTTGTGATCCAAAGCAGCAAATAGTGCAATTACAAACAAAAATAGACGTATTGAGCGAAAAAATAAGACTTTTGTCTCCTAGAGCCACTTTAGAAAGGGGCTACACGATCGTTTTTGATAAAGATGGAAGGGTTTTGAGGAGAAAGAATGAAATTGTTTTAGAGCAGGAGTTGACTTTAGAGTTTTTTGACGGCAATTTGCCCGTTAGCACTTTTACGCCTAACAAGGCCAAATAG
- the xseB gene encoding exodeoxyribonuclease VII small subunit — MGDKKAAKEIAFEQAMGQLEKIVEEMENGELPLDQIINKYEDGMELLSICRDKLEYAGKRIELLTREKSGKVSITSFKSQKAKDSDQDEVLL; from the coding sequence ATGGGAGATAAGAAAGCAGCCAAGGAAATAGCCTTTGAACAGGCAATGGGGCAACTGGAAAAGATAGTTGAGGAAATGGAAAATGGAGAGTTGCCATTAGATCAGATTATCAACAAATATGAGGATGGAATGGAGCTACTCTCAATCTGTAGAGATAAGCTAGAGTACGCAGGGAAAAGAATAGAGTTGTTAACTCGAGAGAAGTCGGGAAAAGTATCAATCACATCATTTAAATCACAAAAAGCTAAAGACAGTGATCAAGACGAGGTCTTGCTATAA
- the dxs gene encoding 1-deoxy-D-xylulose-5-phosphate synthase, whose product MSNYLDTIESPSDVKKLSIEQLQSLAEEIRQELVEVLSQTGGHLGPNLGVVEMTLAMHYVFDTPKDNFVFDVSHQAYVHKLLTGRRKEFHTIRQPNGLNGFMLRTESPHDCYGAGHAGTALSAALGMAVARDQRKTDENVVVLAGDAAFTCGITFEALNNVASSTKKLIVILNDNEWSIGKNVGAIASYFNKITTNPNYAHLHDQASRFLEKIGGKAAVKAARKVEESVKGLVLPSVIFEELGLTYYGPMDGHDLSSLIKTFEFLKEQEHPVLLHVLTKKGKGFNPAIDNPKKFHGTSPFCPDTGATAKANQRTYSQVFADCLGDLADMNQKVVAINGAMPNGTALDRFQPRHPDRYYDVGIAEEHAVLFAAGMATKGYKPFCAIYSTFLQRAFDQIVHDVCLQNLPVVFCMDRGSLSGDDGPTHHGVFDISYMRCIPNIVHMTPKDEDELSDMLFTAMHHPGPIAIRYPRGNGTGVEVKKQPELIPIGKAEVIKHGEQVSIWALGSMLELAHEVAEELEKQGYATSIVNARFAKPIDQGTLEFFARSSDLIITMEDHVLKGGFGSGVLEELQEMEKMVPVVRIGWPDQFIEHGKVPGLRKKYGLSVEATLERAKTYLSHIKPKKAANKPSTVAVA is encoded by the coding sequence ATGTCGAATTATCTAGATACAATTGAAAGTCCAAGTGACGTTAAGAAATTATCTATTGAGCAGCTACAAAGTCTCGCTGAAGAAATTCGGCAGGAGCTAGTAGAGGTCCTTAGCCAGACTGGGGGTCACTTAGGCCCCAATCTTGGGGTAGTGGAGATGACCTTGGCTATGCATTATGTCTTTGATACGCCTAAAGATAATTTTGTATTTGATGTGAGTCACCAGGCCTATGTCCACAAGCTCTTGACGGGTCGTCGCAAGGAATTTCATACTATCAGGCAGCCCAATGGACTCAATGGCTTTATGCTCAGAACGGAAAGCCCCCACGACTGTTATGGTGCCGGGCATGCGGGCACCGCGTTATCTGCAGCCTTAGGTATGGCAGTTGCTAGAGACCAACGTAAGACGGATGAAAATGTAGTGGTCCTTGCTGGTGACGCTGCTTTCACATGTGGTATTACTTTTGAAGCCTTGAATAATGTGGCATCTAGTACCAAGAAGCTGATCGTTATTCTTAATGATAACGAATGGTCTATTGGTAAAAATGTTGGAGCCATTGCAAGTTACTTTAATAAAATCACGACTAATCCTAACTACGCACATCTACATGATCAGGCGAGCCGCTTTTTAGAGAAAATAGGAGGTAAGGCAGCGGTTAAAGCCGCCAGAAAAGTTGAAGAGTCAGTCAAAGGCTTAGTTTTGCCCAGCGTGATTTTTGAAGAGCTTGGCTTGACTTACTATGGACCGATGGATGGCCATGACTTGAGTTCTTTGATTAAGACCTTCGAGTTTTTAAAAGAGCAAGAGCATCCAGTCTTGCTTCATGTTTTAACGAAAAAAGGTAAGGGCTTTAATCCCGCTATCGATAACCCTAAAAAGTTCCATGGAACAAGTCCTTTTTGCCCTGATACAGGAGCAACCGCTAAAGCAAATCAAAGAACATACTCACAAGTCTTTGCGGATTGTCTAGGTGATCTAGCGGATATGAATCAAAAGGTAGTCGCCATTAATGGAGCTATGCCTAATGGAACCGCCTTGGATCGTTTTCAACCCCGCCATCCAGATCGTTACTATGACGTTGGTATTGCGGAAGAGCATGCGGTCCTTTTTGCTGCGGGTATGGCAACGAAAGGTTACAAGCCTTTCTGTGCTATTTATTCAACGTTTTTACAGAGAGCTTTTGACCAGATCGTGCATGATGTCTGTCTTCAGAATCTTCCTGTAGTTTTTTGTATGGATAGGGGGAGTTTATCTGGGGATGATGGACCTACACATCATGGCGTTTTTGATATCTCATATATGCGGTGTATTCCCAACATCGTTCATATGACGCCTAAAGACGAAGATGAGCTCAGTGACATGCTCTTTACGGCTATGCATCATCCGGGCCCTATTGCCATCAGATATCCCAGAGGTAATGGAACAGGTGTTGAGGTTAAAAAGCAACCCGAGTTGATTCCTATAGGCAAGGCGGAGGTCATCAAACATGGTGAGCAGGTGAGTATCTGGGCTCTCGGATCTATGTTAGAGCTGGCTCACGAGGTTGCTGAAGAATTAGAAAAACAAGGTTATGCTACTTCGATTGTCAATGCTCGCTTTGCTAAACCAATTGACCAAGGAACTTTAGAATTCTTTGCTAGATCGTCTGATTTGATTATTACGATGGAAGATCATGTATTAAAAGGCGGCTTTGGGTCGGGGGTGCTCGAGGAACTCCAAGAAATGGAAAAGATGGTGCCAGTAGTCAGGATTGGATGGCCCGATCAGTTTATTGAGCATGGCAAGGTGCCTGGGCTGAGAAAAAAATATGGACTTTCGGTAGAAGCGACACTTGAAAGAGCAAAGACCTACCTAAGTCATATCAAGCCCAAGAAAGCGGCCAACAAGCCCAGTACGGTAGCAGTAGCCTAG
- a CDS encoding argininosuccinate synthase — translation MKIVVAYSGGLDTSVLLLWLKENYQADVIAYCADVGQEEELDGLEEKALSTGASKCFVDDLTEEFASDFIYPMVRANALYESQYYLGTSIARPLIAKRQVEIAKQEKAQAVAHGATGKGNDQVRFELAFAALAPELQVIAPWREWDFTGRKDLIKYAKSKGIEIPVTAKKPYSMDRNLLHLSFESGILEDPWVAPKEEMFKLSVSPENAPNRGEIVELDFLKGNCVAINGESMTPASILRKLNKLGGKHGIGRVDIVENRFVGMKSRGVYETPGGAILYQAHRQLETLTLDRELMHIRDGLIPKYAELIYNGFWFAPERLFLQAAIDDSQKYVTGTVKLKLYKGNIITLGRKSSVSLYSPEVATMEDDDGAYDQTDATGFIRLNALRLKSWAKAQGLRLKKKKR, via the coding sequence ATGAAGATAGTCGTCGCTTATTCCGGAGGGCTGGATACGTCCGTCCTTCTTCTCTGGTTGAAAGAGAATTATCAAGCTGACGTCATTGCCTACTGTGCTGACGTGGGTCAAGAAGAAGAGCTCGATGGATTAGAGGAAAAAGCTTTATCAACGGGAGCTAGCAAGTGTTTTGTTGACGACTTAACAGAGGAGTTTGCTTCAGATTTTATTTACCCAATGGTAAGAGCTAATGCTCTCTACGAGAGCCAGTATTATCTTGGGACAAGTATAGCTCGACCTCTAATTGCAAAGAGGCAAGTCGAAATAGCAAAGCAAGAAAAGGCTCAAGCTGTTGCCCATGGTGCTACTGGCAAGGGTAATGATCAAGTGCGCTTTGAATTAGCCTTCGCTGCTTTAGCTCCTGAGCTACAAGTCATTGCCCCATGGCGGGAGTGGGATTTTACGGGACGCAAAGATCTTATCAAATACGCTAAGAGTAAAGGCATAGAGATTCCAGTTACCGCTAAAAAGCCGTACTCCATGGATCGTAATCTTCTGCATTTGAGTTTCGAAAGTGGGATCTTAGAAGACCCTTGGGTTGCTCCAAAAGAGGAGATGTTCAAGCTATCGGTCTCGCCAGAGAACGCTCCCAATAGAGGTGAAATAGTCGAACTTGATTTTTTAAAGGGAAATTGCGTGGCGATTAATGGGGAATCTATGACACCTGCAAGTATTTTAAGAAAGCTTAATAAGCTTGGAGGTAAGCATGGAATTGGTCGAGTTGACATTGTGGAAAACAGATTTGTTGGTATGAAGTCTAGAGGAGTATATGAAACACCCGGAGGTGCGATTCTTTACCAAGCACATCGCCAATTAGAAACACTTACTTTAGATCGAGAACTTATGCATATCCGAGATGGTTTGATTCCTAAATATGCTGAACTTATTTATAATGGATTCTGGTTTGCCCCTGAAAGATTGTTCTTACAGGCGGCAATAGATGACAGCCAAAAATATGTGACTGGCACAGTAAAATTGAAGCTATACAAAGGGAATATCATTACCTTGGGACGCAAAAGCTCGGTTTCCTTGTATAGTCCAGAAGTGGCCACTATGGAAGATGATGACGGAGCATACGACCAAACAGACGCAACTGGCTTTATTAGACTTAATGCGCTTAGATTGAAAAGTTGGGCAAAGGCTCAAGGTTTACGACTCAAGAAAAAAAAGCGCTAG
- the cpaB gene encoding Flp pilus assembly protein CpaB, producing the protein MAGIGKAFNILFVVAIVIGGLCIFLLFQYINNVKEESRKAALKEAGSSKIELVKVLTANVDIEHGTLVEESMTKMAEVPKEYVPETALTSADKLGRRLAAHFIPQGDLILDAKLKEREQIQRASLKITPGMRLVTTSVNDTKATAFLIKNGDYVDLIGTFTIADAGRTALNRVTDTAVTFTFLQHVKVYDIIYGNPAPPPTNNKNKSQVDPRVARGTTVTFEVTPQIAERILAAESRASGITMVLRRYDDEEKVTGLGTNVETVLEEYLPPQPIIEESEEVLPPPPPTPTRKTVF; encoded by the coding sequence ATGGCTGGAATCGGTAAAGCTTTTAATATTTTATTTGTTGTTGCAATCGTTATCGGTGGACTTTGTATATTTTTACTTTTTCAATATATTAATAATGTTAAGGAAGAATCGAGAAAAGCGGCTCTAAAAGAAGCGGGTAGCTCCAAGATTGAGCTAGTTAAGGTGCTTACTGCTAATGTTGATATTGAGCATGGCACGCTCGTAGAGGAGAGCATGACGAAAATGGCGGAAGTTCCTAAGGAATATGTCCCCGAAACGGCATTAACCTCTGCTGATAAGTTAGGAAGAAGATTAGCTGCTCATTTTATTCCTCAAGGCGATTTAATTCTAGATGCTAAGTTGAAAGAAAGAGAACAAATTCAAAGAGCCTCTTTGAAGATTACTCCAGGGATGCGTCTCGTTACTACATCAGTAAATGATACCAAAGCCACCGCATTCTTAATCAAGAATGGTGATTATGTTGACCTTATTGGGACCTTCACTATAGCAGATGCAGGCCGTACTGCTTTGAATCGCGTCACAGACACTGCTGTGACATTCACTTTTTTACAACATGTAAAAGTTTACGATATAATTTACGGTAATCCTGCCCCTCCACCAACAAACAATAAAAACAAGAGTCAAGTGGACCCTAGAGTAGCTAGAGGAACGACTGTCACATTTGAAGTAACTCCACAAATAGCAGAGAGGATACTGGCAGCGGAGTCTAGAGCTAGTGGTATTACTATGGTACTTAGGCGTTACGATGATGAAGAGAAAGTCACTGGCCTCGGCACGAACGTTGAGACGGTGCTCGAAGAATATCTACCCCCTCAGCCTATCATTGAAGAATCAGAAGAAGTCCTTCCACCTCCTCCCCCAACACCAACCAGAAAGACAGTATTTTAA
- a CDS encoding type II and III secretion system protein encodes MKRKIRILIWLVLLLSVSPKHLLVAQDATIIQAFINENIPIEVEDYNSATVKIDNKNVVIDGYWEYKDELGQVLEEPVINSQPPAVNNVLLLAARAPGVAVVSITENGQIKEYRIIVESRVKQNQTEKEIEEAVKAFIGDPGVKVRVLPPQSSIVGRNLAGAFGEEAAANLFAPDQGGGTTISLSPDGTSTGGGAGSSQEALVAASDFRPTIILEGEVANDIVKTKALNIAYAYSPNVVDLLSVKEAVQVRIRVKVLSVTHDKDQNIGLQWRGGNAESQSRAGLLPGGAPQDTGTDGLDSFTANSTNGFSWPLLSSGFTSAAPFWDVVQGNNAVETTINLLKTKQVIEVLQEPTLTVLNGQPAKVQIGENIPIVTTTVDDGVQTQSIEFVETGTILLITPILFEEDVIRPFEDGTFPTQGISQFERTRAEDVGDGRTVNTVDENGIIRLLVQPSINTFSSTFNDQPRITVQQIETRVALRENQSLVLGGLYDRTDTTNRESVPFVEKIPLVGELFKNRQDDSDKQEIIFIITPTLIGMDESSDERSILTEGNARLSELQDMILDYEENVVRKAKPTRVSASEFMVRPYEEPQGLESIELPQRPSVEEEIPEAVEATGESSQAVDLEPEDSEQSQSFSTSGSRLEIVPRDEETDGDQ; translated from the coding sequence ATGAAAAGAAAAATCAGGATTTTAATTTGGCTGGTACTTCTACTAAGCGTTAGCCCAAAACATCTACTTGTCGCACAAGACGCTACGATTATACAAGCTTTCATAAATGAGAATATTCCGATTGAGGTTGAAGATTATAACTCTGCTACAGTTAAAATTGATAATAAGAATGTAGTGATAGATGGTTATTGGGAATATAAAGATGAGTTGGGTCAAGTTCTGGAGGAGCCGGTTATTAATTCTCAACCTCCAGCGGTGAATAATGTCCTGCTACTGGCTGCTCGAGCGCCAGGTGTCGCCGTGGTTTCTATTACTGAAAATGGACAAATTAAAGAATATAGGATTATTGTAGAGAGTCGCGTTAAGCAAAACCAGACTGAAAAAGAAATTGAAGAAGCGGTTAAGGCTTTCATTGGTGATCCGGGTGTAAAAGTTAGGGTTTTACCACCACAAAGTTCTATAGTTGGAAGAAATTTAGCAGGTGCTTTCGGTGAAGAAGCTGCAGCTAACCTTTTTGCTCCAGACCAAGGAGGCGGAACCACTATATCTCTTAGCCCTGATGGCACGTCTACTGGGGGTGGTGCTGGAAGTAGTCAAGAGGCCCTTGTGGCAGCTAGTGACTTTAGACCAACTATCATTCTTGAGGGTGAAGTTGCCAATGATATTGTCAAAACTAAAGCTCTCAATATAGCTTATGCTTATTCACCTAATGTTGTAGACTTGTTATCGGTTAAAGAGGCGGTGCAAGTGAGAATTAGAGTCAAAGTTCTCAGTGTTACTCATGATAAAGACCAAAACATAGGCTTACAATGGAGAGGAGGGAATGCAGAATCACAGAGTCGGGCTGGTCTATTGCCCGGTGGTGCACCACAGGATACTGGAACAGATGGATTAGATAGTTTTACAGCAAATAGTACTAATGGTTTTTCATGGCCATTGCTTTCGTCTGGATTTACATCTGCCGCACCATTCTGGGATGTTGTTCAAGGTAACAACGCAGTAGAAACTACTATCAATCTACTAAAAACGAAACAGGTAATTGAAGTGCTTCAAGAGCCAACTCTAACTGTGTTAAATGGCCAGCCTGCAAAAGTCCAAATTGGAGAAAACATTCCTATAGTCACGACTACTGTTGATGATGGGGTGCAAACTCAAAGTATTGAATTTGTTGAGACTGGAACTATTTTGCTAATCACACCCATTCTTTTTGAGGAGGATGTAATCAGACCTTTTGAAGATGGAACTTTTCCTACACAAGGAATCTCGCAGTTTGAAAGGACCAGGGCAGAAGATGTAGGGGATGGAAGAACAGTTAATACTGTTGATGAGAATGGTATCATTAGATTACTTGTTCAGCCTTCTATCAATACATTTTCAAGCACATTCAACGACCAACCTCGTATAACAGTTCAGCAAATAGAAACACGAGTTGCTCTTAGAGAGAATCAGTCGTTGGTTTTAGGCGGTCTATATGATCGAACTGATACGACTAATCGAGAAAGTGTGCCATTTGTAGAAAAAATACCATTAGTAGGAGAGTTATTTAAAAATCGACAAGACGACTCTGATAAGCAGGAGATTATTTTTATTATAACACCTACTCTTATCGGTATGGATGAGTCATCTGATGAAAGAAGTATCTTGACTGAAGGGAATGCTAGATTATCAGAGTTACAAGACATGATATTGGATTATGAAGAAAATGTCGTAAGGAAAGCAAAGCCGACTCGTGTCAGTGCAAGTGAGTTTATGGTGCGACCCTATGAAGAACCTCAAGGACTTGAGTCTATTGAACTCCCTCAGCGTCCTTCAGTTGAGGAAGAAATTCCTGAGGCCGTCGAAGCCACGGGAGAAAGTTCTCAAGCAGTAGATTTAGAGCCAGAAGATAGTGAACAATCTCAGAGTTTTTCGACTTCTGGTTCTAGACTAGAAATAGTGCCTAGAGATGAAGAAACTGATGGCGATCAGTAG
- a CDS encoding P-loop NTPase codes for MTDFFLVHRDPEMVGVVTQAIAEEPDHNLAGQVSTGNDAIFYLSSNPIRVLLLQLALQDLDGFSLMDQLREKYPDLCIVPILEGNEGGDVWQRILQLDMRDVINGPTDVVSVKSILKNAAMKAAQLQEAFENAGDVRGKSYMIAVASARGGVGKSVFATNLALSMCKLGADVSLLDFSMNAGDFFTMLDHVPRNTIADAITQGDQLDFQLLKTLVADHPLGFKFLACPNQDFDFYACDYEVGTNILQTCRGLTEYLVVDTGVYDLPSTASAIDESDVIFLVTTRDLSRLLSLQRLIKSFKERDIVPQKLKVVVNNAEVGTEITEPEIESVLEHPVTAYLPSNPLQTTFSINSGKPLAQTKPDLPFIAVINKLGEYTYGHWLESD; via the coding sequence ATGACAGATTTCTTTCTGGTCCATCGAGATCCTGAAATGGTGGGTGTCGTAACCCAGGCTATTGCCGAGGAGCCAGATCACAATCTAGCGGGTCAAGTATCAACGGGTAATGATGCAATATTCTACCTCTCTTCAAACCCCATACGTGTTCTTTTATTGCAATTAGCTCTTCAAGATCTTGATGGCTTTAGTTTAATGGACCAATTAAGGGAAAAGTACCCAGATCTTTGTATTGTGCCCATTCTTGAAGGCAACGAGGGTGGTGATGTATGGCAAAGAATATTGCAGCTTGATATGCGAGATGTGATCAATGGTCCTACCGATGTTGTCTCAGTAAAGAGTATTCTAAAAAATGCAGCTATGAAGGCTGCACAACTTCAAGAGGCTTTTGAAAATGCTGGTGATGTTCGCGGAAAGTCTTACATGATTGCAGTTGCAAGCGCCAGAGGAGGAGTAGGCAAATCAGTGTTTGCAACTAATCTGGCATTGTCTATGTGCAAGTTAGGAGCCGACGTTTCACTATTAGACTTTAGCATGAACGCAGGCGATTTTTTTACCATGCTAGATCATGTTCCTAGAAACACCATTGCAGATGCGATTACTCAAGGAGATCAATTAGACTTTCAATTATTAAAAACCCTCGTAGCTGATCATCCTTTAGGCTTTAAATTTTTGGCATGCCCCAATCAGGATTTTGATTTTTATGCTTGTGACTATGAGGTAGGTACTAATATTTTGCAGACATGTAGAGGTCTAACTGAGTATCTGGTAGTAGATACAGGTGTTTATGACTTACCAAGCACAGCTTCAGCCATAGATGAATCGGATGTTATTTTTCTAGTAACCACCAGAGATTTATCTCGTCTACTGAGCTTACAGAGACTTATCAAGAGCTTTAAGGAAAGAGATATAGTTCCTCAAAAACTAAAAGTCGTCGTCAACAATGCCGAAGTAGGAACAGAAATCACTGAGCCCGAGATTGAAAGTGTATTGGAGCATCCAGTGACTGCTTACCTCCCTAGTAACCCGCTGCAAACAACTTTTAGTATTAATAGTGGCAAACCATTGGCTCAGACTAAACCGGATCTTCCATTTATTGCGGTTATCAATAAATTGGGCGAATACACCTATGGGCATTGGCTAGAATCTGATTAG
- the lpxA gene encoding acyl-ACP--UDP-N-acetylglucosamine O-acyltransferase, with product MSILMKGKSEIHPTALVHPSAKVGNGSKIGPWVLIEQGVEIGEQCEVCARAVLTGSIKIGSENHIGYGAIIGAEPQDISAEGEYGGITIGDRNVIREYVTIHCATGKESNTAIGNDNFFMVGCHIAHNCYVGNHVFLVNNVLLGGHVKIADHAFLGGAAVVHQHTRIGKFVMVRGQTRLGLDVPPYCMAVDTNVVQGLNRVGLKRNGIDTARRKAIQTAYNLLYHSGYNRVQAIEAMQNDSHLKNQDIRDFIDFLLTTKRGISQPEFKNSGH from the coding sequence TTGAGTATTTTAATGAAAGGAAAATCAGAGATACATCCGACCGCACTCGTTCATCCGTCAGCTAAGGTTGGTAATGGCTCAAAAATAGGTCCTTGGGTTCTTATAGAACAGGGAGTTGAAATTGGTGAGCAATGTGAGGTTTGTGCCAGAGCTGTGTTGACAGGTTCTATTAAAATAGGTTCTGAAAATCATATAGGATATGGGGCTATTATTGGTGCAGAACCGCAAGATATTAGTGCGGAGGGAGAATATGGAGGCATTACTATCGGAGATCGTAATGTCATTCGTGAGTATGTAACTATTCATTGTGCTACTGGCAAAGAATCAAATACTGCAATTGGAAATGATAATTTTTTCATGGTTGGTTGCCATATTGCCCATAACTGTTATGTAGGAAACCACGTTTTTTTGGTTAATAATGTATTACTTGGAGGACATGTAAAAATCGCTGACCATGCCTTCTTGGGTGGTGCAGCTGTGGTGCACCAGCATACAAGAATTGGGAAATTTGTGATGGTTAGAGGGCAGACTCGCTTAGGGTTAGATGTCCCCCCTTATTGCATGGCTGTTGATACAAATGTAGTGCAAGGATTAAATCGCGTGGGCCTAAAGAGAAATGGCATAGACACTGCAAGGCGTAAAGCAATACAGACAGCTTATAATCTACTTTACCATTCAGGTTACAATAGAGTTCAGGCTATTGAGGCTATGCAAAATGATTCACATTTAAAGAATCAAGACATAAGGGATTTTATTGATTTCCTGTTAACTACCAAGAGAGGAATAAGTCAACCTGAGTTTAAAAATTCTGGTCATTAG
- a CDS encoding glycosyltransferase family 1 protein — translation MKISIVAETFYPEVNGVAMTMRRTVKRLAEYGHRVQVIRPNPHEDGEERQLGIWEEVRLPGYTLPYYKEVVIGLPTFGYLSSLWKKDRPDVVHVVTEGPLGFEAVITAKFMKIPVISSFHTNFHEYGKHYGVGWLQRFALSYLKLVHNLTRLTLTPDQELIRSLENSGFKNVKYWGRGVDTELFSPRKRSNKLREKFGVKEEDLLVVQVSRTAVEKNVDLSVRAFRAIKQAHPTSRFIFVGGGPKKHQMEKMYPEVDFVGWKIDEELATYYASGDLFLFASETETFGNVVTEALGSGLIVLTYNYAAGQQFIRNEENGFVVEKGNEDHFIESSLSIAERWKELNHLRINARETACSIPWSLVFEGYLDQIEGAVKDTAFRPKQEATANTGV, via the coding sequence GTGAAGATATCGATTGTAGCCGAAACTTTTTATCCTGAAGTGAATGGAGTGGCCATGACTATGAGGCGCACAGTCAAGCGTCTAGCTGAATACGGCCATCGAGTGCAAGTCATTCGGCCAAATCCTCACGAGGATGGTGAAGAGCGTCAATTAGGTATCTGGGAAGAAGTAAGGCTTCCCGGCTATACGTTGCCATACTACAAAGAGGTTGTCATTGGATTACCAACTTTCGGCTACTTATCGTCATTATGGAAAAAGGATAGACCAGACGTGGTCCATGTTGTTACAGAGGGTCCGCTTGGGTTTGAAGCTGTCATAACAGCTAAATTCATGAAAATTCCTGTTATATCAAGCTTTCATACAAATTTTCATGAGTACGGGAAACACTATGGAGTAGGCTGGCTGCAAAGATTTGCATTATCGTACCTAAAGTTAGTCCATAATTTAACGCGACTTACACTAACTCCAGACCAAGAATTGATTCGATCATTGGAAAACTCTGGATTTAAAAATGTTAAATATTGGGGCAGAGGAGTAGATACAGAACTCTTTAGTCCGAGGAAGAGATCTAATAAATTACGAGAAAAATTTGGCGTGAAGGAGGAGGATCTTCTCGTGGTTCAAGTAAGTAGAACGGCCGTGGAGAAGAATGTAGATTTATCTGTGCGTGCTTTTCGAGCGATCAAGCAGGCACATCCAACAAGCCGCTTTATTTTCGTTGGAGGAGGCCCCAAAAAACATCAAATGGAAAAAATGTATCCTGAAGTTGATTTTGTCGGTTGGAAAATCGATGAGGAATTAGCCACTTACTATGCTTCAGGGGACTTATTTTTATTTGCAAGCGAGACAGAAACATTTGGCAATGTTGTGACAGAGGCTTTGGGTAGTGGTTTGATTGTCTTGACCTATAACTATGCGGCAGGCCAACAATTCATTCGCAACGAGGAAAATGGTTTTGTAGTAGAAAAGGGTAATGAGGATCATTTTATTGAATCGAGCCTAAGTATTGCCGAGAGATGGAAAGAGCTAAACCATTTGAGAATAAACGCTCGTGAGACAGCTTGCTCTATTCCCTGGTCCCTGGTCTTTGAGGGTTATTTGGATCAAATTGAAGGGGCCGTAAAGGATACTGCATTTAGACCGAAACAAGAGGCCACCGCAAATACTGGGGTCTAG